The genomic segment CTCGCGATCGGCCGCGCGCTGATGGCCCGCCCCAAGATGATCCTGATGGACGAGCCCTCGATGGGCTTGTCGCCGCTGCTGGTGAAAGAGGTGTTCTCGATCATTCAGAAGATCAACCGCGATCTCGGCGTCACCATCCTCCTGGTCGAGCAGAATGCGCGCGCTGCGCTTTCCGTGGCGAGCCACGGTTACATCATGGAGCAGGGCAAGGTCGTGCTCGACGGCAGCGCCGACGAACTGCGCGACAACGAGGACGTCAAGGAATTCTACCTCGGCGGCGCCGGCGACCAGCGCAAGAGCTTCAAGAACCTCAAGAGCTTCAAGCGGCGCAAGCGCTGGCTTTAACCCTCCAGCACCTGCTCCGCTTCCGTGACCGCGCAGAGAACATGGTAGAACGACGACGCAGGAATGGTGTCGATCAGCGATTTGCCGTCGCGGTCGAACTGGTCGTACCAGCCGCCCTTCACGGGATGGCTGAGATAATGCCGTTCGAGCCGCACCAGCGCCGCGCGCGCCTCGTCCGCCGCACCCGCCTCGCCGGACTCGGCCTGCGCGATCCAGGCCTTCGCGATCTCCGTCTGCGGCCACAGCCGGCGCGTGCTGCGGCGGATGTTGCCGCTCGCATCGCCCTCGTCGACGAGGCAGCCCGTCGCCTCGTCACGATAGCGCAGCGAGGTCTCCAGCAATTCCGCACGCCGCTGGCGGGTCGGGCAGCCTGTAATGCGTTCAAAACCCTTCAGCAGCCAGACCCATTCCGCCTGGTGGCCCGGCTCGACGCTGACCGGCTCGATCTTCGACCAGTCCTCCTCGAAATACTCCGACAATACGTGCTTCTGCTTGTCGTAGAGGTTGGCCAGGAACAGCGCAAAGAATTCCCCGGCACGGTTCTGGAACGACAGATCGTGGGTCGCCTCGAAGCACGCGATCATCGCCTCGAACAGATGCATATGCGGGTTCTGCCGGCGCGGCAGCGAGACCGGAAGGCCCTCGTGAACGCCACCATGCGGCGAGCGCAGATGGCTGTCGAGGAAGGCGAGCAGCGCATCGATC from the Bradyrhizobium sp. WBAH42 genome contains:
- a CDS encoding AGE family epimerase/isomerase, with the translated sequence MADEGLIAADEASNVVARLKRRMIDEALPLWSTVGWDHAAGGFIDRLHRDGAADAAAPRRVFVQARQIWCYAKAAQMGWYPDGRAIALKGLEHLLAKAKAPDGRPGYVHRLTPDGSVLDARRDAYDHAFILFALASVYALDQDAQVRAEIDALLAFLDSHLRSPHGGVHEGLPVSLPRRQNPHMHLFEAMIACFEATHDLSFQNRAGEFFALFLANLYDKQKHVLSEYFEEDWSKIEPVSVEPGHQAEWVWLLKGFERITGCPTRQRRAELLETSLRYRDEATGCLVDEGDASGNIRRSTRRLWPQTEIAKAWIAQAESGEAGAADEARAALVRLERHYLSHPVKGGWYDQFDRDGKSLIDTIPASSFYHVLCAVTEAEQVLEG